One genomic window of Papaver somniferum cultivar HN1 unplaced genomic scaffold, ASM357369v1 unplaced-scaffold_0, whole genome shotgun sequence includes the following:
- the LOC113325809 gene encoding protein DOWNSTREAM OF FLC-like, with product MASPKVLILVALCVLPALLVEASRTVLKYPFHAKGRVYCDTCQLGCEHDLVTYIKGAVVEVVCRDRGNYETRYTKQAVTGEGGYYRVEVLTDHHDEICTIALVSSPDSGCNKIVKGIHEMTVVLTNDNGLPSHERSVNSLGFEKKTKIAGCDALQKHYLSDV from the exons ATGGCATCTCCAAAGGTTTTGATTTTGGTTGCACTTTGTGTCCTACCTGCTCTACTTGTTGAAGCAAGTCGTACCGTTCTCAAATATCCTTTCCACGCCAAAGGTCGTGTATACTGTGATACATGTCAGCTTGGTTGCGAACACGACCTTGTCACTTACATCAAAG GTGCTGTGGTGGAGGTCGTATGCAGAGATAGAGGAAACTATGAAACGAGATACACCAAACAAGCAGTTACAGGTGAAGGTGGATATTATCGTGTTGAAGTACTAACCGACCACCATGATGAGATCTGTACTATTGCTCTCGTCAGTAGTCCTGACTCTGGATGTAACAAAATCGTCAAAGGAATTCACGAAATGACCGTTGTTCTTACCAACGACAACGGTTTACCATCACATGAACGTAGCGTCAACAGCTTGGGGTTCGAGAAGAAAACTAAAATCGCTGGCTGCGACGCTCTTCAGAAGCACTACTTGTCTGATGTCTAG
- the LOC113325815 gene encoding protein DOWNSTREAM OF FLC-like — protein sequence MASPKILILLALCVLPALLVEARPLVFPYHVHGRVYCETCHLGCEHKLVTYIEGAVVKIVCKDDEDYNINYSRAGVTGPDGRYKIEVREDHKDDYCFAVLVSSPQSDCNTIVDGLHQVTAVLTNDNGLPSHERNVNSLGFRKDTKVAGCSGLVQLFNSDV from the exons ATGGCATCTCCAAAGATCTTGATTTTGTTGGCACTTTGTGTCCTACCTGCTCTACTTGTTGAAGCTCGTCCTCTCGTTTTTCCTTATCACGTCCATGGTCGTGTATACTGTGAAACCTGTCATCTTGGTTGTGAACACAAGCTTGTCACTTACATCGAAG GTGCTGTGGTGAAGATTGTATGCAAAGATGATGAAGACTATAACATAAATTACAGCAGAGCCGGAGTTACAGGCCCAGACGGAAGATATAAAATTGAAGTAAGAGAAGACCACAAAGATGACTACTGTTTTGCTGTTCTCGTCAGCAGTCCTCAGTCCGATTGTAACACAATCGTCGACGGACTTCACCAAGTGACTGCTGTTCTTACCAACGACAACGGTTTACCATCACATGAACGTAACGTCAACAGCTTGGGGTTCAGAAAGGATACCAAAGTCGCTGGCTGCTCTGGTCTTGTTCAGCTCTTCAACTCAGATGTCTAG
- the LOC113325866 gene encoding pollen-specific protein C13-like, translated as MTSSRVLILLALCVLPALLVEAVPLKEPYQVTGRVYCDTCHLGCEHKLVTYIAGAKVKIECKDDKNFRINYKREGVTDKDGRFTIEVREDHQEDFCFAVLVSSPQTNCKKIVPGLDKVTAIVTNNNGLQETSPKRNVNSLGFKKDSKVAGCAGLVLQYNSDV; from the exons atgacATCTTCAAGAGTTTTGATTTTGTTGGCACTTTGTGTCCTTCCTGCTCTACTTGTTGAGGCTGTTCCACTCAAGGAACCTTACCAAGTCACCGGTCGTGTATACTGTGACACATGCCATCTCGGTTGCGAACACAAGCTTGTCACTTACATCGCAG GTGCTAAAGTGAAAATTGAATGCAAAGATGATAAAAATTTCCGCATCAACTACAAGCGAGAGGGAGTTACAGACAAAGACGGGAGATTTACCATTGAAGTAAGAGAAGACCATCAAGAGGATTTCTGTTTTGCAGTCCTCGTGAGCAGTCCTCAGACTAACTGTAAGAAAATCGTTCCAGGACTTGACAAAGTGACTGCCATCGTTACCAACAACAACGGGTTACAAGAAACATCACCTAAACGTAACGTTAACAGCTTAGGGTTCAAAAAGGATAGCAAAGTCGCTGGCTGTGCCGGTCTTGTTCTGCAGTACAACTCTGATGTCTAG
- the LOC113325879 gene encoding anther-specific protein LAT52-like, with protein MAVSRVLIVLALCVLLPALIAGEYAPVEEKQHYEVYGHVFCDTCQLGCEHPLSTPVADAEVKIECRDRKVESLPVVFTRYGKTDKKGNYMIKVLEQHKNQKCEAVLVKSPLASCKEIVEGLDRATVILNEQNGIASYKRMANSLGFRRESTIDGCGKLYELYNYED; from the exons ATGGCTGTTAGTAGAGTTTTGATTGTATTGGCACTCTGTGTCCTGTTACCTGCACTGATTGCCGGTGAATATGCTCCAGTGGAGGAGAAACAACATTATGAAGTCTATGGTCATGTTTTCTGTGATACTTGTCAGCTTGGTTGTGAACATCCACTTTCCACCCCCGTTGCAG ATGCTGAGGTCAAGATTGAATGCAGAGACAGGAAAGTTGAGTCCCTGCCAGTGGTCTTCACTCGTTATGGGAAGACAGACAAGAAAGGAAACTACATGATAAAGGTCTTGGAACAACACAAGAACCAGAAGTGTGAAGCAGTACTTGTTAAGAGTCCTCTTGCAAGTTGCAAGGAAATCGTCGAAGGACTTGATAGAGCAACAGTCATTCTTAATGAGCAGAATGGTATTGCTTCATACAAGCGTATGGCTAACAGCTTGGGATTCAGGAGGGAGTCTACCATCGATGGGTGTGGTAAGCTTTATGAACTATACAATTACGAAGATTAG